One window of the Lipingzhangella halophila genome contains the following:
- a CDS encoding ABC transporter permease gives MTGGTGGTHTPDPAPARNGNGTAKRRTRMARELGLLLAIGTLVVVTWLYNPLFLSQQSVQDILLGATLLTILAVGQGTVIVTRNVDLSVGSVLGLSAFAVASFLTAFPGVPIVVGIAVGITLGAVCGVVNGALVAVARVPALVVTLGTLYVFRGIDFWWASGSRVDAADLPAAFLGIGRQSVLGIPVPALVALAVVLVAGHYLYSYRSGRELYAIGSQPAAARLSGIPVDRRIFGAFVLNGSLAGLAGVLYAARFGSVDATVGTGMELQVVAATVVGGVAIFGGSGTVYGAALGAVLLSTIGSALPVLQINQFWQQAVVGLLILLAIGLDKLLAVRTARRLREGRQHGG, from the coding sequence ATGACCGGCGGCACCGGCGGCACCCACACTCCCGACCCGGCGCCCGCCCGCAACGGCAACGGCACAGCCAAGCGGCGCACCCGGATGGCACGCGAGCTGGGCCTGCTGCTCGCCATCGGCACACTGGTCGTCGTCACCTGGCTATACAACCCACTGTTCCTGTCCCAGCAGAGCGTGCAGGACATCCTTCTCGGCGCGACCCTGCTCACCATCCTCGCGGTGGGCCAGGGCACCGTTATCGTCACCCGCAACGTCGACCTGTCGGTCGGCTCGGTACTGGGGCTCTCGGCGTTCGCCGTGGCGTCGTTCCTCACGGCGTTCCCGGGCGTGCCGATCGTGGTCGGGATCGCGGTCGGCATCACCCTGGGGGCGGTGTGCGGCGTGGTCAACGGTGCGCTGGTCGCCGTGGCGCGGGTGCCGGCACTCGTGGTCACCCTCGGCACGCTGTACGTCTTCCGGGGGATCGACTTCTGGTGGGCCTCCGGCAGCCGGGTGGACGCCGCCGACCTGCCCGCGGCGTTCCTCGGTATCGGCCGGCAGAGCGTGCTGGGCATCCCGGTCCCGGCGCTCGTGGCGCTGGCCGTGGTCCTGGTCGCCGGCCACTACCTGTACTCCTACCGCAGCGGGCGCGAACTGTACGCGATCGGCTCCCAGCCGGCAGCGGCCCGGCTGTCGGGCATCCCGGTGGACCGCCGGATCTTCGGCGCGTTCGTACTGAACGGCTCCCTCGCCGGGCTGGCCGGCGTGCTGTACGCGGCCCGCTTCGGCTCGGTCGACGCCACCGTGGGAACCGGGATGGAGCTGCAGGTGGTGGCCGCCACCGTGGTCGGCGGCGTCGCGATCTTCGGCGGCAGCGGCACCGTGTACGGCGCCGCTCTGGGTGCCGTGCTGCTGAGCACCATCGGCTCGGCACTGCCGGTGCTGCAGATCAACCAGTTCTGGCAGCAGGCCGTTGTGGGCCTGCTCATCCTGCTCGCGATCGGTCTGGACAAGCTGCTGGCGGTCCGCACCGCGCGCCGGCTTCGGGAAGGGAGGCAGCATGGCGGCTAG
- a CDS encoding ABC transporter permease: protein MAASSGTAEPTAPDGAIGREPFAATLGSLLRTREATVIGALVVAVLTASLLVDSFATSRNAGYLLLDVAAIAMIALPMTLVVITAEIDLSVASTLGLTSAVMGHLWTMGLPLETIIPLCLLMGACLGAVNGVLVTVAGLPSLAVTIGTMAAYRGLAYVVLGDRAVTDFPLSWTTVITGRVPGTEIPWIGLVLLVLAAAFGVLLHATPIGRGLYAVGANPEAARFAGMSVRWVKLWMFVLTGTVAALAGIYWTLRYGSARADNAFALELSVVAAVLLGGVSIFGGRGSLPGVIAGVLLFGSISNALRLARVPEEALVAVTGLLLIVSVVAPNLADRVREHRTRRSRTRHATTRTPTKPRTEQHTGGPHA, encoded by the coding sequence ATGGCGGCTAGCTCCGGAACCGCCGAGCCCACCGCGCCGGACGGCGCCATTGGCCGGGAGCCGTTCGCGGCCACTCTGGGCTCGCTGCTGCGCACCCGCGAGGCAACCGTCATCGGCGCCCTGGTGGTCGCGGTCCTGACCGCGAGCCTGCTGGTCGACAGCTTCGCCACCTCGCGCAACGCGGGCTACCTGCTGCTCGATGTCGCCGCGATCGCCATGATCGCGCTTCCGATGACGCTGGTCGTCATCACCGCCGAGATCGACCTCTCGGTGGCCAGCACGCTCGGTCTGACCAGCGCCGTCATGGGGCACTTGTGGACGATGGGACTGCCGCTGGAGACGATCATCCCGCTGTGCCTGCTCATGGGCGCGTGCCTCGGCGCTGTCAACGGCGTCCTGGTCACCGTGGCCGGGTTGCCGTCCCTGGCCGTGACCATCGGCACGATGGCGGCCTACCGGGGGTTGGCCTACGTCGTTCTGGGCGACCGCGCGGTCACCGACTTCCCGCTCAGCTGGACCACCGTCATCACCGGTCGCGTCCCCGGCACCGAGATCCCGTGGATCGGGCTCGTCCTGCTGGTGCTCGCCGCCGCGTTCGGGGTGCTGCTGCACGCGACCCCGATCGGCCGCGGGCTGTACGCGGTGGGGGCCAACCCCGAAGCAGCGCGGTTCGCCGGGATGTCGGTGCGCTGGGTCAAGCTGTGGATGTTCGTCCTCACCGGCACGGTCGCGGCACTGGCCGGGATCTACTGGACGCTGCGCTACGGCAGCGCCCGCGCGGACAACGCCTTCGCGTTGGAACTCTCCGTGGTCGCGGCGGTCCTCCTGGGCGGGGTCTCCATCTTCGGTGGCCGCGGCAGCCTGCCCGGCGTCATCGCGGGGGTGCTGCTGTTCGGCAGCATCAGCAACGCCCTGCGCCTGGCCAGAGTGCCCGAGGAGGCGCTCGTCGCCGTCACCGGCCTGCTGCTGATCGTCTCCGTCGTCGCGCCCAACCTCGCCGACCGGGTTCGGGAGCACCGCACCCGGCGCTCCCGAACCCGACACGCAACCACCCGCACCCCGACAAAGCCCCGCACCGAACAACACACCGGAGGACCCCATGCCTGA
- the rhaS gene encoding rhamnose ABC transporter substrate-binding protein yields the protein MPETIWRRGAAASAAAALLLLLAACGGTTRGDTEEESTSAVADEADPDAEIPADLAFSYVPKQINNPYMTYANSGGETAVEELDGAFEEVGPSEATADSQVSYINTVSQQGADVLVIAANDPEAVCPAITEAQGQGTIVVAYDSDTNCRDLFINQSSTEMIAETQIELMAEQIDGEGEVAILSATPNATNQNAWIEEMEKLAESEEYSGLEIVDTVYGNDDDQDSFEEMQGLMQSHPDLDGVISPTTVGIAAAARYLSESEYQGEVALTGLGLPNQMREYINDGTVEEFALWDPADMAYLAGYAGGALSAGQITGEEGQTFEAGDLGEYEVEADGEVVLGPPTVFNEDNIDDYDF from the coding sequence ATGCCTGAGACGATCTGGCGTCGCGGAGCGGCCGCCAGCGCGGCAGCGGCGCTACTACTCCTGCTCGCCGCGTGCGGTGGCACCACCCGCGGGGACACCGAGGAGGAGTCGACATCCGCGGTGGCCGACGAGGCCGACCCGGACGCGGAGATCCCCGCCGACCTCGCGTTCAGCTACGTGCCCAAGCAGATCAACAACCCGTACATGACCTACGCCAACAGCGGCGGCGAGACCGCGGTCGAGGAGCTCGACGGCGCCTTCGAAGAGGTCGGCCCCTCCGAGGCCACCGCTGATTCCCAGGTCAGCTACATCAACACGGTCAGCCAGCAGGGCGCCGACGTGCTCGTGATCGCGGCGAACGACCCCGAGGCCGTCTGCCCGGCGATCACCGAGGCCCAAGGGCAGGGCACGATCGTGGTCGCCTACGACTCCGACACCAACTGCCGCGACCTGTTCATCAACCAGTCCTCCACCGAGATGATCGCCGAGACCCAGATCGAGCTGATGGCCGAGCAGATCGACGGCGAAGGCGAGGTCGCGATCCTCTCCGCCACTCCCAACGCCACCAACCAGAACGCGTGGATCGAGGAGATGGAGAAGCTCGCGGAGTCGGAGGAGTACTCCGGCCTCGAGATCGTCGACACGGTGTACGGCAACGACGACGACCAGGACTCCTTCGAGGAGATGCAGGGCCTGATGCAGTCGCACCCGGACCTCGACGGCGTGATCTCGCCGACCACCGTCGGTATCGCGGCCGCCGCGCGCTACCTCAGCGAGTCCGAGTACCAGGGCGAGGTCGCCCTCACCGGCCTGGGCCTGCCCAACCAGATGCGCGAGTACATCAACGACGGCACCGTCGAGGAGTTCGCGCTGTGGGACCCCGCGGACATGGCCTACCTGGCCGGCTACGCGGGCGGCGCGCTCTCGGCCGGGCAGATCACCGGCGAGGAGGGCCAGACCTTCGAGGCCGGCGATCTCGGCGAGTACGAGGTCGAGGCGGACGGCGAGGTCGTCCTGGGCCCGCCCACCGTCTTCAACGAGGACAACATCGACGACTACGACTTCTAG